From a single Populus nigra chromosome 18, ddPopNigr1.1, whole genome shotgun sequence genomic region:
- the LOC133678349 gene encoding agamous-like MADS-box protein MADS3 — translation MGRGKVVLERIENKISRQVTFSKRRNGLLKKAYELSLLCDAEVALIIFSSHGKLFEFSSIDMNNILQRYRQCCYNTQDANIPEEGSHNLYQEVSRLRAKCETLQRSQRNFLGEDLEPLAFKELEKIEKQLDKTLSQARQRKTQLMFDRMEELRQKEQELEEENKQLKTKLEEVVPRLPAIQGVGDPSKADGYKHSEPLPTLQMGHHQFVYQEQAFDARTNIPGKSNPTPRWLS, via the exons ATGGGGAGAGGAAAGGTGGTTTTGGAGAGGATAGAGAACAAGATCAGTCGTCAGGTAACTTTCTCCAAGAGAAGAAATGGTTTGCTCAAAAAAGCTTATGAACTCTCGCTTCTTTGCGATGCTGAGGTTGCTCTTATCATCTTTTCTAGCCATGGCAAGCTTTTCGAGTTTAGTAGCATTGA TATGAACAATATCCTTCAGCGGTATCGACAATGTTGCTACAACACACAAGACGCCAACATTCCTGAGGAAGGGTCACAT AACTTATACCAAGAGGTCTCCAGGTTAAGGGCAAAATGTGAGACTCTTCAACGCTCTCAAAG GAATTTTCTTGGAGAAGATCTTGAACCACTTGCATTTAAAGAGTTGGAGAAGATTGAGAAACAGCTTGACAAAACTCTTTCACAAGCTAGGCAAAGGAAG ACACAACTGATGTTTGATAGAATGGAAGAGTTACGCCAAAAG GAACAAGAGCTTGAAGAGGAAAACAAACAGCTCAAGACCAAG ctagAGGAAGTTGTTCCGCGTCTCCCAGCTATTCAAGGTGTAGGAGACCCTAGCAAGGCAGATGGATATAAGCATTCTGAACCTCTACCCACTTTACAGATGGG GCACCATCAATTTGTTTACCAAGAACAAGCCTTTGATGCCAGGACTAACATTCCAGGAAAGAGCAACCCTACTCCAAGATGGCTCTCGTGA